A genomic region of Colletotrichum destructivum chromosome 1, complete sequence contains the following coding sequences:
- a CDS encoding uncharacterized protein (Putative zn(2)Cys(6) fungal-type DNA-binding domain, transcription factor domain, fungi): MTRPKVPEDKRQRTAQACDTCKRRKQKCNGSRPCATCTKRSLVCTYTTSNGFEQTPPDQLASPSKRRNIEEVPTATSTAHDGSHASESPAAATTPWESSLQQPVTGEKPAVGFDIKPSIENDHEMAAADREFDIRSRHSTASGPDEETSLIQSTRMLQDPTGRLLYVGDSASLAYLQLIRMIVEASVGPSDFTMDPSRHKIMEATIVMPANVRPPHILPDRDTANALVESFFTNTHGLIEVFNRAAFEKSVEACYSDPLAAQSSFLCLLYLTFALGTVLGTPRPGSKEDAIFKKLRASEYDRAELFFRSAKALGDPITGFEDADFWSVQALSLMAVYMLAVSKRNAAYAYFGMAVRSGFALGLHRVQENHFIFKSHEIRLRRNLWRSLFVLDRFLAASLGRPVAIDEEECSADALLVFEKNSQGELVRVTNPNDGLDAAVRSCRIIGQILKKIYARRRISVRLAQEIWEQCNSWYSTLSPDLAGRQVAADPNNPIQSIAALHVNLLYCHSIMLLTRPFFICLLSKVHGERSGLHLPVPRWINRMSKYCEACLHASNQTIILVQKAFESNYLPQRNPFVLYFLFAASLIILSNEFAAIYPNPSYGTSISNTIAIMRYCAASDPQANRLLFILTSFRNVIYELRQKKPEQPAMPAPPTLSPTSIQDPIGTIFRPSGVLRKDSLVANTSGPSLAAVKTMAPPPLSMKSEPTFSTPTGPSAGVSPAGSTPGMSQGDQSTRMGGDSDTADGELEFDQLWGWSTVPSITSGTLAAGTAAAPAGAPPGLATATTASKVPAFPAPGPGQPFRGFPNYIVPGGPNGGGVPTVGPPGYVAPPNVPMYVPAEYS; the protein is encoded by the exons aTGACCCGACCCAAGGTCCCAGAGGACAAACGTCAACGGACTGCTCAGGCCTGTGACACCTGTAAGCGCCGGAAGCAGAAG TGCAATGGCTCTCGTCCATGTGCCACATGTACCAAGAGGAGCTTGGTGTGTACCTACACCACGAGCAACGGCTTCGAACAGACTCCTCCGGACCAACTAGCCTCTCCCTCCAAGCGTCGCAACATCGAAGAAGTGCCCACTGCGACATCAACGGCCCATGATGGCTCTCACGCATCTGAGAGTCCTGCGGCGGCCACAACGCCGTGGGAGTCTAGCCTGCAGCAACCAGTCACCGGAGAAAAACCGGCTGTCGGTTTTGATATAAAGCCCTCTATCGAAAATGACCATGAGATGGCAGCAGCGGACCGAGAGTTCGATATTAGGTCGAGACACAGCACAGCATCAGGCCCCGACGAAGAAACATCGCTTATCCAGTCCACCAGGATGTTACAAGACCCTACAGGCAGACTTC TCTATGTGGGCGactcggcgtccttggcaTACCTACAGCTCATTCGAATGATTGTCGAAGCGAGCGTTGGGCCCAGCGACTTCACGATGGATCCCAGCCGCCACAAAATCATGGAGGCCACTATAGTGATGCCGGCGAACGTACGCCCTCCACATATCTTGCCTGATAGGGACACGGCCAACGCCTTGGTTGAATCGTTCTTTACAAAC ACTCACGGCCTCATTGAAGTGTTCAACAGAGCAGCCTTTGAAAAGTCCGTCGAAGCTTGCTACTCGGATCCTCTGGCAGCTCAATCATCTTTTCTCTGCTTGTTGTATCTGACCTTTGCCCTTGGCACAGTCCTTGGCACGCCGCGTCCTGGTAGCAAGGAAGACGCCATCTTCAAGAAGCTACGGGCAAGTGAATACGACCGCGCAGAGCTCTTCTTCCGAAGCGCAAAAGCCCTCGGTGACCCGATAACTGGTTTTGAGGATGCAGACTTTTGGTCCGTGCAGGCCCTTTCGTTAATGGCCGTCTATATGCTAGCAGTGTCGAAGCGTAATGCGGCTTATGCCTACTTTG GAATGGCCGTCCGATCCGGATTTGCTCTTGGCCTACATAGGGTTCAAGAGAATCATTTCATCTTCAAGAGCCACGAAATCAGGCTTCGGCGGAATCTCTGGAGGAGTCTGTTCGTCCTCGACCGTTTCCTCGCGGCTTCGCTCGGCCGCCCGGTAGCCATTGATGAGGAGGAATGCTCTGCGGATGCACTTTTGGTGTTCGAGAAGAACTCTCAAGGGGAGTTGGTCCGCGTCACGAACCCCAATGATGGATTGGACGCCGCCGTACGTTCTTGCCGAATCATTGGACAGATTCTGAAGAAGATCTACGCCCGCCGACGAATATCAGTCCGCCTCGCCCAAGAGATCTGGGAGCAATGCAACAGCTGGTATTCTACCCTTAGCCCGGATCTGGCTGGGAGGCAAGTCGCTGCCGATCCCAATAATCCGATACAAAGCATCGCAGCTCTCCACGTCAATCTGCTCTACTGCCACTCCATCATGTTACTGACCCGGCCGTTCTTCATATGCCTGCTAAGCAAAGTGCACGGCGAGCGGAGCGGTCTTCATTTGCCGGTCCCACGCTGGATCAACCGCATGTCAAAGTACTGCGAAGCATGCCTGCACGCCTCAAACCAAACCATCATCCTCGTTCAAAAGGCGTTCGAGAGCAACTACCTTCCGCAACGCAACCCTTTCGTGCT TTACTTCCTTttcgccgcctccctcaTCATTCTGAGCAATGAGTTCGCGGCGATCTACCCGAACCCAAGCTATGGGACCTCGATATCCAACACGATCGCCATCATGCGTTACTGCGCCGCCAGTGATCCGCAGGCCAACCGTCTACTCTTTATCCTGACATCATTCCGCAATGTCATTTACGAACTCCGGCAGAAGAAACCTGAGCAGCCGGCCATGCCCGCTCCTCCAACCTTATCTCCGACATCGATCCAGGACCCCATCGGCACCATTTTTCGACCTTCCGGGGTGTTGCGGAAGGACTCCCTCGTGGCAAATACCTCGGGCCCGTCACTGGCCGCCGTTAAGACGATGGCTCCGCCTCCGCTCTCCATGAAATCAGAACCCACCTTTTCCACGCCGACAGGTCCGTCGGCAGGTGTGTCGCCCGCGGGGAGTACTCCGGGCATGTCTCAGGGCGATCAGAGCACAAGGATGGGCGGTGACTCGGACACGGCGGATGGGGAACTCGAGTTCGACCAGCTATGGGGCTGGTCGACTGTTCCTAGCATAACAAGCGGGACCCTCGCAGCGGGAACGGCGGCCGCACCCGCCGGAGCTCCTCCGGgattggcgacggcgacaacagCGTCGAAGGTGCCCGCATTTCCAGCTCCCGGTCCAGGCCAACCATTTCGGGGCTTCCCAAACTATATTGTGCCCGGTGGTCCCAACGGAGGCGGAGTCCCGACGGTTGGACCTCCAGGATATGTTGCTCCTCCCAACGTGCCAATGTATGTTCCAGCAGAGTACTCATAG
- a CDS encoding Putative S-adenosyl-L-methionine-dependent methyltransferase superfamily — protein MLVLARGFGPCDDFADGFPSAEVTGVDISPIQPGWVPPNCKFHIDDIEKPWTWPAEHFDFVHVKHLEGSVADWPRLYGRAFIHLKPGGYIELREVDIEGRSQTLGELDDGHIYKRWAKVMLEAMGRLGKTGTQARDHGIARNLASAGFVDVVEKKWSAPIGRWPRDPVLKEIGACHLQFLDESLEGFGTFLLKEVMRWGDPEILAFMGEMRKALKDPRLQSYLTLHLVHARKPERSEETQEQTVTAAVA, from the exons ATGTTGGTACTGGCACGGGGATTTGGGCCATGTGA CGACTTTGCTGATGGATTCCCTTCCGCGGAGGTCACGGGGGTTGACATTTCGCCCATCCAGCCCGGATGGGTCCCACCCAACTGTAAGTTCcatatcgacgacatcgagaagCCCTGGACGTGGCCGGCCGAGCACTTTGACTTCGTGCACGTCAAGCACCTCGAGGGCAGTGTTGCGGACTGGCCGAGGCTGTACGGGCGGGCCTTCATCCACCTCAAGCCGGGAGGCTACATCGAGCTGAGGGAGGTCGACATCGAGGGCCGCTCCCAGACCCTGGGcgagctggacgacggcCACATCTACAAGAGGTGGGCCAAGGTGATGCTCGAGGCTATGGGGAGGCTCGGCAAGACCGGGACCCAGGCTCGGGACCACGGAATCGCCAGAAACCTCGCGTCAGCCgggttcgtcgacgtcgtggaGAAGAAGTGGTCCGCGCCCATCGGGCGCTGGCCGAGAGATCCCGTCCTCAAGGAGATCGGCGCCTGCCACCTccagttcctcgacgagTCGCTGGAAGGGTTCGGAACGTTCCTGCTCAAGGAGGTGATGCGGTGGGGGGATCCCGAGATCCTCGCGTTCATGGGCGAGATGCGCAAGGCCCTCAAGGACCCGAGGCTCCAGTCGTACCTGACGCT GCATCTGGTCCACGCTCGCAAGCCGGAGCGGTCCGAGGAGACACAGGAGCAGACAGTCACGGCAGCTGTGGCCTGA
- a CDS encoding Putative dihydrolipoamide acetyltransferase/Pyruvate dehydrogenase protein X component, which translates to MASLATAARLSARVIGRRIPAESTARGFRTSARCLAAQNFSMPALSPTMTEGNIASWKVKEGEAFSAGDVLLEIETDKATMDVEAQDDGVMFKITTADGAKGVQVGTRIAVIAEPGDDLSSLEVPADEQASASASKPAADKEAPKSDTAERREAPQGENRAPKTSGGKAREQRYPLLPSVQSLVNAHGLDKDAVSRIEPTGPNGRLLKGDVLAYLGSINAETPSKIMDRAVKMSKLDLSNIKIAPKKEVAPQKAAEKKAAEAPAPVDSQVALPVSLSKVLEAQKRIQSTLGVFMPVSTFVARAAEVANDDLPPSARKPTADELFNQVLGLDKLSLRGSRGYYLPQVSALPEPSLLAARPARRSSSDIIDLLAAPAKKAAAPKAAAARQTPSISSGTNLFSVTVPQGDEKRAKVFLERVKLILEEEPGRLVL; encoded by the exons aTGGCTTCCCTTGCGACGGCGGCTCGCCTCTCTGCGAGAGTTATTGGCCGGAGAATACCCGCAGAGTCCACAGCTCGAG GCTTCCGGACCTCAGCACGATGCCTCGCCGCGCAGAACTTCTCCATGCCCGCCCTCTCTCCGACCATGACGGAGGGCAACATCGCCAGCTGgaaggtcaaggagggcgaggccttctccgccggcgacgtgcTCCTCGAGATCGAGACCGATAAGGCCACAAtggacgtcgaggcccaggacgATGGCGTCATGTTCAAgatcaccaccgccgacggcgccaaggGCGTCCAGGTCGGCACCCGCATCGCCGTTATCGccgagcccggcgacgacctctcctccctcgaGGTCCCCGCCGATGAGCAGGcttccgcctcggcctccaagcctgccgccgacaaggaAGCCCCCAAGAGCGACACCGCCGAACGCCGCGAGGCGCCTCAGGGTGAGAACCGCGCCCCCAAGACCTCGGGCGGCAAGGCCCGCGAGCAGAGAtacccccttctcccctcgGTCCAGTCCCTCGTCAACGcccacggcctcgacaaggacgccgtcagCAGGATCGAGCCCACAGGCCCCAACGGCCGCCTACTcaagggcgacgtcctcgcctACCTGGGCTCCATCAACGCCGAGACCCCGAGCAAGATCATGGACCGCGCCGTCAAGATGTCCAAGCTCGACCTCAGCAACATCAAGATCGCGCCCAAGAAGGAGGTCGCACCTCAaaaggccgccgagaagaaggccgccgaggctcCCGCCCCCGTGGACTCCCAGGTCGCCCTCCCCGTCTCCCTGTCCAAGGTCCTTGAGGCCCAGAAGCGCATCCAGTCGACCCTCGGTGTCTTCATGCCCGTCTCCACCttcgtcgcccgcgccgccgaggtcgccaacgacgacctgCCCCCCTCGGCCCGCAAgcccaccgccgacgagctcttcaaccaggtcctcggcctcgacaagctctcgCTCCGCGGCTCCCGGGGCTACTACCTGCCCCAGGTCTCCGCCCTCCCCGAGCCCTCCCTCCTGGCAGCCCGCCCTGCCAGGCGGTCGTCTTccgacatcatcgacctcctcgccgcgcccgccaagaaggccgccgcgccaaaggccgccgccgctcgccAAACCCCCAGCATCTCGTCCGGAACCAACCTATTCAGTGTGACGGTGCCCCAGGGTGACGAGAAGCGCGCCAAGGTGTTCCTGGAGAGGGTCAAGTTGATCTTGGAGGAGGAACCCGGCAGGCTTGTTCTGTGA
- a CDS encoding Putative CoA-transferase family III → MVPKRPGSQQRTAPSYSVKEGSENALAALVAACQRQLPPEFLHHLQNVAFTAPLGDTAFIPCPLKEQEATASIKALEGMAAAAIADLRHGYQARREIEVDMARTACFLISAYLTTVNGMDKAHPNVKSKIPDTDLNQAQSILYRRLSANLYETKNVGEYYHLHGSLEASKALNMIGLPAFNPELQGYDECIQIIEAAMKRFTVQELDDMNRKEGQAGVPVLKKEQFLDTPHGKALEQLPPLTVKSIESTTPPAPFESQHSTSRAEQCLSGIRVLELCRVIAGPTIGRSLAAHGASVLKVTSSQLPDVPFFQVDVNTGKHTTSLHLKDPKDRATFDSLLASADVILDGYRPGVVDRLGYGPEKLATIAAKRGKGFVYVAEDCFGGSELGAAEAEWAGRPGWQQIADCVTGVAWEQGHFMGLDAPVVPPFPMSDYGTGALGAVAAMAGLYRRATEGGSWACRTSLCQYDIFLLSLGAYSPEVQARLRKTHDPAFFDLKHHDSVDEVSKRALRSVKRLHPGLFSEDLMHTAWSQGFDAEVRWPREAVRVEGLWVGHNRASRPNGADAPSWEGWEVQDEIVRAW, encoded by the exons ATGGTCCCTAAGAGACCTGGTTCTCAACAAAGGACGGCGCCAAGCTATTCCGTCAAGGAAGGGTCTGAAAATGCTCTGGCTGCCCTCGTCGCTGCATGTCAACGACAACTCCCTCCTGAATTTCTCCACCATTTGCAAAATGTCGCTTTTACCGCGCCACTAGGCGATACCGCTTTCATCCCATGTCCTCTTAAGGAACAGGAGGCGACAGCCTCCATCAAAGCCCTCGAGggcatggccgccgccgccattgcAGATCTTCGGCACGGGTATCAAGCCCGAAGAgagatcgaggtcgacatGGCACGTACAGCGTGCTTCTTGATATCGGCCTATCTCACGACAGTCAACGGCATGGATAAGGCCCACCCCAATGTGAAATCCAAAATTCCAG ATACCGACTTGAACCAAGCGCAGTCCATCCTCTACAGGCGTCTCTCGGCAAACCTATACGAAACCAAGAATGTCGGCGAATACTACCACCTCCACGGGTCACTCGAGGCTTCCAAGGCCCTGAACATGATTGGCCTGCCCGCTTTCAACCCGGAGCTTCAGGGCTACGACGAGTGTATTCAAATCATCGAGGCCGCGATGAAACGCTTCACTGTGCAAGAACTGGATGACATGAACCGCAAAGAAGGCCAGGCCGGGGTTCCAGTGCTCAAGAAGGAACAATTTCTAGACACGCCGCACGGCAAAGCGCTCGAGCAACTTCCACCCCTGACCGTCAAGTCGATCGAGTCCACCACGCCACCAGCCCCCTTCGAGTCCCAGCACAGTACTTCGCGGGCCGAGCAGTGCCTCAGCGGGATCAGAGTACTGGAACTCTGCCGTGTAATCGCTGGCCCGACCATCGGCCGTTCTTTGGCGGCCCACGGCGCTTCGGTCCTCAAGGTGACCTCGTCACAACTTCCAGACGTCCCCTTTTTCCAGGTAGACGTCAACACGGGAAAGCATACCACTTCCCTACACCTGAAAGACCCGAAAGACCGCGCCACATTCGACTCGCTCCTCGCCAGCGCGGACGTCATCCTGGACGGCTACCGACCAGGCGTCGTGGACCGCCTGGGCTACGGACCCGAAAAACTGGCCACCATTGCCGCAAAACGCGGCAAGGGCTTCGTGTACGTCGCAGAAGACTGCTTCGGCGGATCGGAGTTGggcgcggcggaggcggagtGGGCAGGGCGCCCGGGATGGCAGCAAATTGCGGACTGCGTCACCGGCGTCGCCTGGGAACAGGGTCACTTCATGGGTCTGGACGCGCCCGTTGtgcccccctttcccatgTCCGACTATGGCACCGGCGCTCTAGGCGCCGTTGCCGCAATGGCGGGCTTATACAGGCGCGCGACGGAGGGCGGCTCGTGGGCCTGCCGGACCAGCCTGTGCCAATACGACATCTTCCTCTTGTCGTTGGGCGCGTATTCGCCCGAGGTCCAGGCCCGCCTGCGCAAGACGCACGAcccggccttcttcgacctcAAGCACCACGACTCCGTGGACGAGGTCAGCAAGCGGGCCCTGCGCAGCGTGAAGCGTCTCCATCCGGGCCTTTTCTCGGAGGATCTGATGCACACTGCGTGGAGCCAAGGGTTTGATGCGGAGGTGAGGTGGCCGAGGGAGGCCGTGAGGGTTGAGGGGCTGTGGGTCGGGCACAACCGGGCTTCGAGACCTAACGGGGCCGATGCGCCTTCGTGGGAGGGTTGGGAGGTGCAAGATGAAATTGTCAGGGCATGGTGA